The Corvus hawaiiensis isolate bCorHaw1 chromosome 1, bCorHaw1.pri.cur, whole genome shotgun sequence genomic sequence ACCACAGCCTCTGAGCACATCTGTCAGAGCCACATGATCACTTTTGGACAGGCAATCTAATGTgatggcaaggaaaaaaaggaagaggaaaaaaccataTCTGCCATGGAAGTGTTGCATCTTTCAGATGCAAAAAGAACAATCACCAAAAAAATGTTATGCCCATACTGGAAAACATACAGTGGTAATCATGGAAATAACAATGAAATATGCAGCCTATGTGAGCTACACAGTGCAGTACAACAAATGTCAACCACCTAAAGCTTTCTGACTGTGGAGAACATATTTGGTCCCAGGTTTATAGCTTCTGAGGCAATGTAGTAAGATAACAGCAACCAGCTTCCTGGAAAAGTGATCTAGCTACAAATAATATATGCTGATGATTACACTATAAATATCTTGATCAATAATCACTTGTGCTTCTTGTGCAGGCCAGTTGTAAAATACAGTTATTGGCAGAGCAAGCACTATAAAGTTATGTGATAATTTGAAAGTTAAAGTAAACATACTCTGCCTCTGTTTACTGCTCCTGTGTTTGTTTCCTGCAAGTTACAGCAGGGAGAaggtggaaggaaagaaaaagacaggagAGGAAATTTACCTGTGCTTCCATTCGTCATATCCTTGCTTTGGGCTGCTGTGAAGCTCTATGGAGTCAGGAGCAGTAGAGTCCTACCAGAGGCTTCTAAAAGCAACATGCAGGGGGGTGAAATCCTGTTCATCTTCCAACCCTTTCCCAGTCATGTGAACAAGGTAAAAGTAATGGTAAATACACACAGTAAAGATGAAAATACTGGTCCTGATTCTGCTTCTCTGCACAAATCTTTGACTTTGTCCAATGGAGTTTAGGCAGTAGCTATGAGTACATGGGTTTTTTGCAATTGTTATGGAAGAGATGCTGTGTGTGGTCCCATAGAAAAGTGTGTGAAGACTAGAAGTCGACTCTAGCCTGAATTCAGATTTTCTGGGAGAAATTGACTTCAATgtgttgaaaaataaaatttcccaCAGCAAAATGAACATCTTGTACAAAATTTCTTCGCTACAATGCTATGTAGATTACATATTTTGAATGTTATTACTTCTCTTTTCATCATCTCAGATTTTACAGGTGAATCAGGTGAAGTGTCCAAGGATTTCTGTTTGAACTTAGATCCCTGGACATTTTCCTGCTCAGACAAGGAACACTAATGCACATTCTGGACAGCACAGACACCTCTCCCTCAATGCTCAAAAAGGGGCGGTAAGATTATTTGATAGATCAGCCCTATATAACAATTGAAATCTTCATCTAGGTTTTGCCAAAATCAACTTCAGATAATGCTTCTGCATGTGTATGTGAATGTGCACCTATGaaatagaatcataaaatggtttgggtttaaggaaaagaccttaaagatcttgtAGTTCTAAACtcctttccatgggcagggacaccttccactagaccaggttgctcaaagccccatccaacctggccttgaacacttccagggatgggccattcaccacttctctgggaagCCTCTTCCCTTGCAACACTGCCACCACAGTAAAGACTTTCTTCCTTATACCTAATCCAAACCTACCCGTTTTaaatttaaagccattccccccgTCCTATCACTGCATGCTCTTGtaagaagtccctctccagctctttccATGTGTGAAACAAGCACGAGTGTGTGTATCTACAGAACAAAAAGTGAAAGCATGCTCACCTGGATCCTGCTGAGCATCACCCAGAAGTGTCCCTCACAGCTGTTGGTGTCCTCGGGCTGTGCCAGCAGATCAAGAACATGCTGGTCCTGCAGCACGAACCCCACAAAGGGCCTGGTGATGGCCATGTATGCAGAGCCAAAATAGATGGTCAAGTTGTGCAGCCGGGGGCATCTTGCGCACAAATGTTCCACagcatgaaagaaaaggaagagtaaAGTTACTCCCTGTGCACATATTTGGTGCAGGTGGTGACGTGGGGAGGTGGCAGCACCCTGGATGTGATGTTCTTGCCCCCAAGGCCCTTCAGCAGCTGGATGACCTCCCTGTTGTTATTCAAAGAGAGATCCTGACCACAGGTGTTGAGTAGGTAGCACCAGGGCATGGCCAAGGCCAAGCAGGTCTCTCGTGCAGTGGAGGTCAGTCCACAGGCAGGAGATGCTGCCCTAGACCACCCGGTTTGCCCAGGAAACAAGGGAGGTGCTGAGAAAGGAGCGCTGCCTGCTGGAAGGGGAATAGCTCTTTGAATGACATCCACATGAACACAGTAGACATTCCAGGGCATGAACAACTCCCTGAAGAAAAGCTAGAAGGTCTCAAACTCTTTGTGCAATGTCACGACATAAGCGAGGGTGCAGGCGGCCTCCTCGGCTGAGAGGGCGCAGGCGGTGTGGTGGTTCTGTGGGACGTACTCTGTGCAGTCAGG encodes the following:
- the GCNT2 gene encoding LOW QUALITY PROTEIN: N-acetyllactosaminide beta-1,6-N-acetylglucosaminyl-transferase (The sequence of the model RefSeq protein was modified relative to this genomic sequence to represent the inferred CDS: inserted 1 base in 1 codon; deleted 3 bases in 2 codons; substituted 3 bases at 3 genomic stop codons), translating into MDEWFFFILYSLAGKWKISFSEPDCTEYVPQNHHTACALSAEEAACTLAYVVTLHKEFETFXLFFRELFMPWNVYCVHVDXHSKSYSPSSRQRSFLSTSLVSWANRVVXGSISCLWTDLHCTRDLLALAMPWCYLLNTCGQDLSLNNNREVIQLLKGLGGKNITSRVLPPPHVTTCTKYVHREXLYSSFSFMLWNICAQDAPGHNLTIYFGSAYMAITRPFVGFVLQDQHVLDLLAQPEDTNSCEGHFWVMLSRIQKPLVGLYCS